The Catharus ustulatus isolate bCatUst1 chromosome 26, bCatUst1.pri.v2, whole genome shotgun sequence genome has a window encoding:
- the C26H1orf109 gene encoding uncharacterized protein C1orf109 homolog, translated as MMAVMAAVVAALRAWAEAAARAEEAAGTALAAWAPLLGSLAALAAQMRAVQRLAWDATPLGAFPELRARLWRKQRGAAEALLEQLGGRREELRAVRDAVGTATTAVLRLYEERGPAELGLPAVLRRGPRCPSLADVLEGLQGVERHYRHLYLESKLLLQRLSLDSLADVEALPQSWERILERYREDDVVKDTLLKVSLFVENHRELSCSPGS; from the exons ATGATGGCGGTGATGGCGGCGGTGGTGGCCGCGCTGAGGGCCtgggcggaggcggcggcgcgggcggaGGAGGCGGCAGGGACGGCTTTGGCGGCCTGGGCCccgctgctgggctcgctggcAGCGCTGGCGGCGCAGATGCGGGCGGTGCAGCGGCTGGCGTGGGACGCGACGCCGCTCGGCGCCTTCCCGGAGCTGCGGGCGCGGCTGTGGCGGAAGCAGCGCGGCGCGGCCGAGgcgctgctggagcagctcggCGGGCGGCG GGAGGAGCTCCGGGCCGTGCGGGACGCCGTGGGCACCGCCACCACCGCTGTGCTGCGGCTCTACGAGGAGCGGGGCCCGGCCGAGCTGGGGCTGCCGGCGGTTCTGCGGCGCGGACCGCGCTGCCCCTCGCTGGCCGACGTgttggaggggctgcagggcgtGGAACGGCACTACCGGCACCT GTACTTAGAGAGcaaactgctcctgcagcgcCTCAGCTTGGACAGCCTAGCAGATGTGGAAGCCCTCCCGCAGTCCTGGGAGAGGATTTTGGAGCGCTACAGAGAAGATGACGTTGTTAAAG ATACACTGCTGAAGGTTTCGCTGTTCGTGGAGAACCATcgggagctgagctgctcaccTGGCTCCTGA
- the CDCA8 gene encoding borealin, whose product MAPARKKGGSSSRSRKLAAFLKDFDREVSRRLERLRADGECLVKEIENLYDMAILRLPLELRQMNWLEYYAKEGSGKTLEELAMADLEIAEIDKLTAGVINAPFDIVKKVNKAKRSVEAVEEAEPSSLPLPKKSRVDCQCPSETEAENVNPRTAKVKASTKKPPVARRPPSARVKRMSKRSSKNSFITPATGRMVDICARGGTSMITPRFDSRVFKTPGLRTPALNERVYTISANGSPLADSGDAVLTLPLGGGESIRLTAKDLTKKNFLQLNPKARGLMKKLSVCLAQACNETKIPLDGSQ is encoded by the exons ATGGCTCCCGCCAGGAAGAAGGGCGGCTCGAGCTCCCGCAGCAGGAAACTCGCAGCCTTCCTCAAGGACTTCGACCGCGAag TGAGCCGGCGGCTGGAGCGGCTGAGGGCGGATGGCGAGTGCCTGGTGAAGGAGATCGAGAACCTGTACGACATGGCGATCCTGCGGCTGCCGCTGGAGCTCCGCCAGATGAACTGGCTCGAGTACTACG ctaAAGAAGGAAGTGGAAAGACGCTGGAAGAGTTGGCTATG gcAGACTTGGAAATAGCAGAAATAGACAAGCTGACAGCAGGAGTTATCAATGCCCCATTTGACATTGTCAAGAAAG TGAATAAAGCCAAACGGAGTGTTGAAGCTGTTGAGGAAGCAGAGCCTTCATCACTTCCTCTGCCAAAGAAATCCAGAGTTGACTGCCAGTGTCCTTCAGAGACAGAGGCTGAGAACGTGAACCCAAGAACTGCCAAG GTGAAGGCAtccaccaaaaaaccacccgTGGCCAGGAGACCCCCCTCAGCGAGAGTGAAGCGCATGAGCAAGAG ATCAAGCAAAAACAGCTTTATCACTCCAGCTACCGGCAGAATGGTTGACATCTGTGCTCGGGGAGGCACCTCCATGATTACACCCAGATTTGATTCCAG GGTGTTCAAGACGCCGGGGCTGCGCACGCCTGCCCTCAATGAGCGCGTTTACACCATCTCTGCCAACGGCAGCCCCCTGGCCGACAGCGGGGACGCCGTGCTCACCCTGCCCCTCGGAGGGGGAGAG AGCATACGTTTGACAGCAAAGGATTTGACCAAGAAGAATTTTCTACAGCTGAACCCCAAGGCCCGAGGGCTGATGAAGAAGCTGTCG gTTTGTCTTGCACAGGCTTGCAACGAGACAAAAATACCCCTAGATGGAAGTCAGTGA